AGTAAGATGGAAAAGATTTTTAGGAAAATTGCGGGCATGGCTATTGCCAGCACAAAGATGTCAAAGATTGGACTGATCACTTCGACCATATTTATATTTGCATTTACGGTTTCGTTAGTTCCGTTGAATGCATATAGTCAACAGGGCAAAAGCGTAAAGGCATTTACTGCCATTTTGACCGGAGGTCAGGAAGTTCCACAAAATGAAAGCAATGCCTTTGGAGTCGCATTTATAACCTTTGAAGAAGACGAAAAACTTCTCTCTTATTCGATAACCTTTACCGATACCAATTTAATTGGGTCAGAAACTGCGGCACACTTCCATGGCCCTGCCAATCCAGGGGAGAATGCACCGGTGCTCTTTCCGATAACTCCGGTTCCCGGCAGTCCAAAAGTTGGGAGCGTCGGTCCGCTCACGGGAAAACAGGTCAGGGATTTGAAGAAAGGGTTACTCTACCTCAACATTCACACCGATGAGTTCCCCGATGGGGAGATCAGGGGACAGGTGCTGCCTGTTCGAGGAATAAATTTTAAAGATGTAAGTGAAGGTGAGTAAATATGAAGGAGGTATAGGACAAAAGGCATCTGAGGCACGTCCCCTTAGATGCCTTTTGCTACATACCTGGCAAAACCCTGTCCTCTGTATTCTTTACAGGCGCACCCAAAAACAGAACAGATGCAGGATTAGCATTTGTCAGTTTATAAATGCCAATCAGAAGAACTGATTTTTCCCTGTTTCAGGAGAAAGGTTGGGAAATGTCTGTCAAACAGTTGCCTGAGATACCGGCTGCTGTAAAGATGCCTGTGCCGCTGCGAGCCGGGCAATGGGTACCCGAAATGGCGAACAACTCACATAGTTCATTCCCACCTGATGGCAGAATGAGATGGTTTGCGGGTTGCCACCGTGCTCACCGCAGATACCCACCTTTAAATCGGGTCGCGTGCTCCGTCCCTTCTTAATCCCGATCTCCACGAGTTGTCCTGTACCTTCCTGATCCAATATCTGGAATGGATCTTTCTCAAGAATGCCTTTTTCAATGTAATCAGGTACAAAGGAACCCACATCATCGCGGCTAAAACCAAAGGTCATCTGGGTTAGGTCATTTGTTCCGAAGGAGAAAAATTCTGCATGTTTGGCAATCTTATCCGCTATCAGGGCTGCTCGTGGAAGCTCAATCATGGTGCCAACCATGTAGTCAATCTGCATATCCTTCTTCTTCATAACGTCTTTCGCTATTCTATGGACATCGTCTTTTAATAGATTAAATTCCTGGTCGGCGCTAATGATGGGCAACATGATCTCCGGATATACAGTAACACCTTTTTTCTTCACATTGCAGGCAGCCTCAATGATGGCCTGCACCTGCATATCATAGATTTCCGGATATGTGACACCCAGCCTGCAGCCACGGTGCCCCAGCATGGGATTTAATTCATGAAGCGCAGAGACCTTCTCTTGTATCTCTTTCAGGCTGATCTTCATCTGCCTTGCCATTTCTTTCTGGTTGCATTCTTCCTGGGGGAGAAATTCATGCAGAGGAGGGTCAAGAAGCCTTATGGTAACCGGGAGTCCGTCCATTACCGTAAAGATCTGTTCAAAATCACGACGCTGCATGGGAAGCAATTTTTTGAGGGCGGATGTATATAAATTCAATGGTTCTTTGAGCTCCTTTTTGACTTGCATTAATTCCTTTTTAATAGCGTCCGATTTCTTATTTAGGGCCTTTGCAAGTTCCTTCTCCAGTGCAGCAATCTTCGCCTTTAAATTTTTTACGTCCGGAGCGGAAAGGATCATCTGTCGAACAGAATCGATTCTGTTTTCGCCAAAGAACATGTGTTCTGTCCTGCAGAGTCCAATACCCTCTGCACCCAATTCCCTTGCCTTTTTAGCATCCGCCGATGTATCGGCATTTGTTCTTATCTTCAGTTTGCGGACTTCATCAGCCCACCCCATAAGTGTGGCAAAGTCTCCGCTGAGTCCGGGTTCAATGGTAGGAACCATTCCCAGCATTACTTCGCCAGTACTACCATCTATCGAGATATAATCCCCCCTTTTTATTATCTTACCGTTCACCTTAAAGGTCTGACTTTTATAATCCACTTGTAATGAACCGCATCCGGCAACGCAGCATTTACCCATCCCCCTTGCCACCACAGCAGCGTGCGAAGTCATGCCTCCGCGTGTTGTGAGAATACCTTTCGCAACATGCATTCCCCCAATGTCCTCGGGCGAGGTTTCTTTTCTGACAAGAATAACCTTCTCTTTCTTTTCAAGAGTCAATTTTTCAGCGTCTTCTGCGCTAAATACAACCTTTCCCGTAGCCGCACCTGGTGAAGCTGGAAGCCCTGCTGCAATAATCTCTTTTTTTGCCTTGGGGTCAAAAGTTGGGTGTAACAACTGATCAAGCTCATTGGGATTAATACGGGAAATTGCAGTCTTTTTATCAATCAGCTTTTCTTTAACCATATCAACTGCAATCTTCACTGCAGCCTGGGTGGTACGCTTACCGGTCCTTGTCTGCAACATGAACAATCGATTTTCCTGGATGGTGAATTCTATATCCTGGACATCTTTAAAGTGGTTTTCCAGGATATTTTTATATTTAACAAGCTGTTCGTAAACCTCCGGCATTTCTTTTTCAAGATTTGCAATCGGTTCAGGGGTACGGATTCCGGCAACGACATCTTCGCCCTGGGCATTGATGAGGAATTCACCGTAGAATTTGTTTTCGCCGGTCGAGGGATTTCTCGTAAAACATACGCCCGTGGCAGAGTGATTTCCCATATTCCCGAAGACCATAGCCTGAACGTTTACTGCCGTTCCAAGGAGTCCCTTAATTTCGTAAAGTTGCCGATATTTTACGGCACGCGGATTATTCCATGAGGCAAATACCGCATCTATTGCCTTCTGAAGCTGCACTTTCGGGTCGTTGGGAAAGTTTTCACGGGTCTTCTTTTTATAAACAGCTTTAAATTCTTCGGCAATTTTTTTTAACTGGTCAGTTGTGAGTTCCGTATCACTTTTTACCCGCGCCTTCTTTTTGTATCTATCAAGAATCTCTTCAAAATAGTGGCGCTCCACGCCCATGACAACGTCACCAAACATGGTGATAAACCGTCGGTAAGCATCCCACACGAAGCGTTCGTTGCCTGTCTTTTTTATAAGTCCGTTAACAGCATCCGGAGTTAAACCAAGATTTAAAACCGTATCCATCATCCCTGGCATGGATGCTGCTGCACCACTACGGACAGAAACCAATAAAGGATTGTTTGGATCACCCAATTTTGCCCCCATAAGTTTTTCTAATCGGGAAAGATTCTGTTCTATTTCTCCGGAAAGACCTTTCGGGTACTGCTGATTGTTTTTGTAATACGCATCGCAAACCTCTGTGGTTATGGTAAATCCCGGGGGGACAGGGATACCCAGATTGGTCATCTCTGCAAGATTAGCACCCTTGCCACCCAGCAGGTGTTTCATATCAGCCCTACCCTCGGCAGAGCCGTTGCCAAAGAAATAAACATACTTAGGCGACATCCAAAAACTCCTTTCCGCAATAGATAAGATTAATACGCACGATGTGCATGCTTTTTTATCATGAAAATACTGACAAAAAGGTTCTTAATGGTATCAAAAATCCCTGGAACTCGCAAGAGAATTTCATCAACATTGAGATTCCAAACAGACATGTTTTTATTTTTCTTTGCATTATTACACAATGTTTGATAGTATATTGTTATATGTTGTCTGCTTGCATTTCAAAGTCGTATTGTTATATAGTAACATATAGTAAGGCTACAAGGTTTACAACCTCGTAGCCTTTTTTTGTTGTAAAAGTTTTTAAACTGTGAAAGGGGGTGATTCAGGAATGGCAACAGGAACCGTGAAGTGGTTCAATGACAAAAAGGGATTTGGTTTTATTTCCCAGGATAACGGTCAGGATGTGTTTGTACATCAAACATCGATCCAGGGAGAGGGGTTTAGAACCCTTGCTGAAGGTGATAAGGTCGAGTTCGATGTCATAAAGGACCAGAAGGGCTACAAAGCCACAAAAGTCGTCAAATTATAAATTTATTGAAAAGCACGCTCTTATATTTTAAAGAATAATCAGTTGCAATAGTTATGGTGTATAAAAATATGGAGTAGCCGTTTAAATTATCGTTATAATTATGACATGAAAACCCCAATATCGGTAAAAGGATATTGGGGTTTTTTGTTTGGTGTCTAAACGAAGAACAAGGTTTGTCCGTGCCTCCTGGCAAGCAGTCAATTAAAACTGTTTGTAATATTTCATCGCTTCAGGGAGTTCATTCTGAAGGTCTTGAATCCTTCTTTCAGGCTCCGGATGCGTAGATAAAAATTCAGGTGGCCGTTCTCCACCAAGGTTATTCATCCTTTGCCAGAACGGGATGGCAGTTCTGGGATCATAACCAGCCCTGGCCATCAGAATAAGACCGATATGGTCTGCTTCCAGTTCATGACTGCGGCTATAGGGTAAAAGAACACCTACATTTGCGCCTAACCCAAATGCTTGCATTAATAATTGCCGGGTTTGTTCCGGTTGGCCGCTGAGCGCTGCAGACAGAGAGGTTGCGCCCATTTGAACGATAAGGAGCTGGCTCATCCTTTCACCGCCATGATTTGCCAGCGCATGTGCAACTTCATGTCCCATCACAACTGCCAGTCCATCCTCGTCCCGTGTAACCGGAAGTATTCCGGTATACACGGCAATTTTTCCTCCGGGCATGCAGAAGGCATTTACGGTTTTATCGTCCTCAATAAGTTTAAATTCCCAATGGTAGTTCTGTATTTCCTTTTCCATCCCGTTTTCACGCATAAACTCTTCAGCTGACGATGCTATTCTACGACCCACATCGACCACCATTTGTGTCTTTTGTGCATCACCTGAGAGTTTTGATTCAGATATCAGCTGACGATAGCTATCGGCGCTTGAGATAATAAGCTGGTTCTGTGGTATAAAAGAAAGTTGTTTTCTCCCTGTTATTGGTACTGTGGAACAACCAACGAAAAACAATACTGTAATGAGTAAGGCTAAAAATCTCGTCTTGAACATGTTAAACCTCCTAAAAACTGAACCAGATGATGAAATGAAGGGTAGGTGTGACCTGTTACAGAATTTTTGGTTCAGTATAAATTTTTCTGCAATACTATGTCAATGTAATTATGACGTTTCATAATAGAATGTCATACTGAACTTGTGTCAGTATCTTTTCGTATAAAAGCC
The Candidatus Brocadia sp. genome window above contains:
- a CDS encoding CHRD domain-containing protein encodes the protein MSKIGLITSTIFIFAFTVSLVPLNAYSQQGKSVKAFTAILTGGQEVPQNESNAFGVAFITFEEDEKLLSYSITFTDTNLIGSETAAHFHGPANPGENAPVLFPITPVPGSPKVGSVGPLTGKQVRDLKKGLLYLNIHTDEFPDGEIRGQVLPVRGINFKDVSEGE
- a CDS encoding pyruvate, phosphate dikinase encodes the protein MSPKYVYFFGNGSAEGRADMKHLLGGKGANLAEMTNLGIPVPPGFTITTEVCDAYYKNNQQYPKGLSGEIEQNLSRLEKLMGAKLGDPNNPLLVSVRSGAAASMPGMMDTVLNLGLTPDAVNGLIKKTGNERFVWDAYRRFITMFGDVVMGVERHYFEEILDRYKKKARVKSDTELTTDQLKKIAEEFKAVYKKKTRENFPNDPKVQLQKAIDAVFASWNNPRAVKYRQLYEIKGLLGTAVNVQAMVFGNMGNHSATGVCFTRNPSTGENKFYGEFLINAQGEDVVAGIRTPEPIANLEKEMPEVYEQLVKYKNILENHFKDVQDIEFTIQENRLFMLQTRTGKRTTQAAVKIAVDMVKEKLIDKKTAISRINPNELDQLLHPTFDPKAKKEIIAAGLPASPGAATGKVVFSAEDAEKLTLEKKEKVILVRKETSPEDIGGMHVAKGILTTRGGMTSHAAVVARGMGKCCVAGCGSLQVDYKSQTFKVNGKIIKRGDYISIDGSTGEVMLGMVPTIEPGLSGDFATLMGWADEVRKLKIRTNADTSADAKKARELGAEGIGLCRTEHMFFGENRIDSVRQMILSAPDVKNLKAKIAALEKELAKALNKKSDAIKKELMQVKKELKEPLNLYTSALKKLLPMQRRDFEQIFTVMDGLPVTIRLLDPPLHEFLPQEECNQKEMARQMKISLKEIQEKVSALHELNPMLGHRGCRLGVTYPEIYDMQVQAIIEAACNVKKKGVTVYPEIMLPIISADQEFNLLKDDVHRIAKDVMKKKDMQIDYMVGTMIELPRAALIADKIAKHAEFFSFGTNDLTQMTFGFSRDDVGSFVPDYIEKGILEKDPFQILDQEGTGQLVEIGIKKGRSTRPDLKVGICGEHGGNPQTISFCHQVGMNYVSCSPFRVPIARLAAAQASLQQPVSQATV
- a CDS encoding cold-shock protein; this translates as MATGTVKWFNDKKGFGFISQDNGQDVFVHQTSIQGEGFRTLAEGDKVEFDVIKDQKGYKATKVVKL
- a CDS encoding M48 family peptidase; translated protein: MFKTRFLALLITVLFFVGCSTVPITGRKQLSFIPQNQLIISSADSYRQLISESKLSGDAQKTQMVVDVGRRIASSAEEFMRENGMEKEIQNYHWEFKLIEDDKTVNAFCMPGGKIAVYTGILPVTRDEDGLAVVMGHEVAHALANHGGERMSQLLIVQMGATSLSAALSGQPEQTRQLLMQAFGLGANVGVLLPYSRSHELEADHIGLILMARAGYDPRTAIPFWQRMNNLGGERPPEFLSTHPEPERRIQDLQNELPEAMKYYKQF